In one Aeromicrobium wangtongii genomic region, the following are encoded:
- a CDS encoding TadA family conjugal transfer-associated ATPase, with the protein MSDQPIVDRIRRRLSADSSDPTPSSVAEALRAEHQVAGSSTVLRLVDQLRSETRGAGLLDPLLAMPDVTDVLVNGPDDVYVDRGLGLEAMAVRFEDDDAVRRLAQRLAAQAGRRLDDASPWVDARLHDGTRLHAVLAPLARPGTVISLRIPARRSYSLAALREAGSLTGDGLHLLQRLVSSRAAFLVTGGTGTGKTTLLSALLSEVAPAERIVVVEDATELRPDHPHVVGLEARPANAEGAGRVTVRDLVRQALRMRPDRLVVGEVRGAEVVDLLAALNTGHEGGCGTVHANSTADVPARFEALGVAAGLPREAVHSQLAAGIDVVVHVARSRGGLRTVDQVAVIERTAGGVVSCAPAVTFRDGRTVEGRGSERLLEVLG; encoded by the coding sequence GTGAGCGATCAGCCGATCGTCGACCGGATCCGCCGGCGCCTGAGCGCCGACTCGTCCGATCCCACGCCCAGCAGCGTCGCCGAGGCGCTGCGCGCCGAGCACCAGGTGGCCGGCAGCAGCACGGTGCTGCGACTGGTCGACCAGCTCCGCAGCGAGACCCGCGGCGCCGGCCTGCTGGACCCGCTGCTCGCGATGCCCGATGTCACCGACGTGCTGGTCAACGGCCCCGACGACGTCTACGTCGACCGAGGGCTGGGGCTCGAGGCGATGGCGGTCCGCTTCGAGGACGATGACGCGGTGCGCCGCCTCGCCCAGCGGCTGGCCGCGCAGGCCGGCCGTCGCCTGGACGATGCGAGCCCGTGGGTCGACGCACGGTTGCACGACGGCACCCGCCTGCACGCGGTACTGGCACCCTTGGCGCGGCCCGGCACCGTGATCTCGCTGCGGATTCCCGCCCGGCGCTCCTACAGCCTGGCCGCGCTGCGCGAGGCCGGGTCGTTGACGGGCGACGGGCTGCACCTGCTGCAACGCCTGGTCTCGTCCCGGGCGGCCTTCCTGGTGACCGGGGGAACCGGCACGGGCAAGACCACGCTGCTGTCGGCGCTGCTGTCGGAGGTGGCGCCGGCCGAGCGAATCGTGGTCGTCGAGGACGCCACCGAGCTGCGGCCCGACCACCCACACGTCGTCGGCCTGGAGGCGCGTCCGGCCAATGCCGAAGGGGCGGGTCGGGTCACGGTCCGCGACCTGGTCCGTCAGGCGCTGCGCATGCGACCCGACCGGCTCGTCGTGGGGGAGGTCCGGGGTGCCGAGGTCGTCGACCTGCTCGCGGCGCTCAACACCGGGCACGAGGGCGGCTGCGGCACGGTGCACGCCAACTCCACGGCCGACGTCCCGGCGCGGTTCGAGGCGCTCGGCGTCGCGGCCGGGCTGCCGCGGGAGGCGGTGCACAGCCAGCTCGCGGCCGGCATCGACGTCGTCGTCCACGTCGCTCGCTCGCGCGGAGGACTCCGCACCGTCGACCAGGTCGCGGTGATCGAACGGACCGCCGGCGGTGTCGTCTCGTGTGCCCCGGCGGTCACGTTCCGCGACGGGCGCACGGTCGAGGGACGCGGCAGCGAACGGCTCCTGGAGGTGCTGGGGTGA
- a CDS encoding type II secretion system F family protein, whose translation MAAALLTATAVLLRWPSGSWRLRRRLGGRAQIPRGWAMLAATAIAASALPLLPAVSGPRVVLAATAAGVIWFGAGQLGRSRRRDRMARLRSESIELVGLMAAELRAGVLPQRMLTGLAGDFEVVAAAARAAELGGDVPAVLREAATEPGRGLLRDLAGAWQVADRSGAPLATVLDRLEQSARIDREIAREIESGVAPARATGRLMAALPVLGLMLGSGMGGDPVAVLTSTWIGVLCLAAGCALACAGIAWIEHIAASAAQPP comes from the coding sequence GTGGCCGCAGCACTGCTGACCGCGACGGCGGTCCTCCTGCGGTGGCCGTCGGGCAGCTGGCGGCTGCGCCGCCGCCTGGGAGGTCGCGCGCAGATCCCGAGGGGGTGGGCGATGTTGGCGGCCACGGCGATCGCCGCATCCGCCCTGCCCCTGCTCCCGGCGGTGTCGGGGCCGCGGGTGGTGCTGGCCGCGACGGCCGCGGGCGTCATCTGGTTCGGCGCGGGTCAGCTGGGCCGGTCACGTCGGCGCGACCGCATGGCCCGGCTCCGCAGCGAGAGCATCGAGCTGGTGGGCCTGATGGCGGCCGAGCTGCGCGCCGGGGTGCTGCCACAGCGGATGCTGACGGGACTGGCCGGGGACTTCGAGGTCGTGGCCGCCGCGGCGCGTGCCGCGGAGCTGGGTGGCGACGTGCCGGCCGTCCTGCGCGAGGCGGCCACCGAGCCCGGTCGTGGCCTGCTGCGCGACCTGGCCGGCGCCTGGCAGGTGGCCGACCGTTCGGGAGCGCCCCTGGCCACGGTCCTGGACCGGTTGGAGCAGTCCGCCCGGATCGATCGCGAGATCGCCCGCGAGATCGAGTCCGGGGTTGCGCCGGCCCGCGCCACCGGCCGTCTCATGGCCGCGCTCCCGGTCCTGGGGCTGATGCTGGGCTCGGGCATGGGCGGAGATCCGGTCGCGGTGCTCACGTCGACCTGGATCGGGGTCCTGTGCCTCGCCGCCGGGTGCGCCTTGGCCTGTGCGGGGATCGCCTGGATCGAGCACATCGCGGCCTCCGCCGCGCAGCCGCCGTGA
- a CDS encoding type II secretion system F family protein, giving the protein MSAALLAALAAWCAVPPSARPRARRVLLAPAVSRRAEPAVVAAALVPVAAVVVLGPAWGIVVGLVLVPLTYRAVGRLESTAARRRAARIEADLPGALDLVVAALLVGRPPVTAFTLAAEATREPLGAELAVVAGRLALAADPESVWRTMAHDPGLAPVGRAFRRAMASGMPVAEIVRGVADELRRERAARQRERSQRVGVRTAAPLGLCFLPAFFLIGIVPTIVATFSSLSW; this is encoded by the coding sequence GTGAGCGCAGCGCTGCTCGCCGCGCTGGCGGCCTGGTGTGCGGTGCCGCCGTCGGCCAGGCCGCGGGCCCGACGTGTCCTGCTGGCCCCTGCCGTGTCGCGCCGGGCCGAGCCGGCAGTCGTGGCCGCGGCACTCGTCCCGGTGGCGGCGGTGGTCGTGCTCGGGCCGGCGTGGGGGATCGTGGTCGGGCTGGTCCTCGTGCCACTCACGTACCGGGCCGTCGGGCGTCTGGAGTCGACGGCGGCGCGCCGGCGAGCGGCCCGCATCGAGGCGGACCTGCCCGGCGCCCTCGACCTGGTGGTCGCCGCGCTCCTGGTGGGCCGGCCACCTGTCACGGCATTCACCCTCGCCGCCGAGGCGACCCGCGAGCCGCTGGGAGCCGAGCTCGCCGTCGTGGCCGGCCGTCTCGCGCTGGCGGCCGATCCGGAGTCCGTCTGGCGCACGATGGCGCACGACCCGGGACTGGCGCCCGTCGGGCGAGCGTTCCGGCGGGCCATGGCGTCGGGCATGCCGGTGGCCGAGATCGTCAGGGGCGTCGCCGACGAGCTGCGGCGCGAGCGAGCCGCCCGGCAGCGCGAGCGCAGCCAGCGCGTCGGCGTGCGGACGGCCGCGCCCTTGGGGCTGTGCTTCCTGCCGGCGTTCTTCCTGATCGGCATCGTCCCCACGATCGTGGCGACCTTCAGCTCGCTGTCCTGGTGA
- a CDS encoding DUF4244 domain-containing protein yields the protein MKKLFNRDESGMSTSEYAVGTLGACTIGGVLVKIGQSEWFGDLVRDLFDKIPGILPF from the coding sequence ATGAAGAAGCTGTTCAACCGCGACGAGTCGGGCATGTCGACCTCGGAGTACGCCGTCGGCACGCTGGGCGCCTGCACGATCGGCGGTGTGCTGGTCAAGATCGGCCAGTCCGAGTGGTTCGGAGACCTGGTCCGGGACCTGTTCGACAAGATCCCCGGGATCCTGCCGTTCTGA
- a CDS encoding DUF4244 domain-containing protein produces MTQQDDEGTTTAEYAVGTIGACTLALVLHELVADGYWFERVTEIFVRALRWHNFLDGVPIPRIRLR; encoded by the coding sequence ATGACCCAACAAGACGATGAGGGAACGACGACCGCCGAGTACGCGGTGGGCACGATCGGCGCCTGCACCCTCGCGCTCGTGCTCCACGAGCTCGTGGCCGACGGCTACTGGTTCGAGCGTGTCACCGAGATCTTCGTGCGGGCCCTCAGATGGCACAACTTCCTCGACGGGGTGCCCATCCCGCGGATCAGGCTGCGATGA
- a CDS encoding TadE family type IV pilus minor pilin yields the protein MRRERGMVTAELMTVMPFAIALAFALLWVVSLGLTQVRLADASRESARMVARGESQHAAEAMAKRHAPGRATVDVTTRDGVVTVTVATRSQLPIPFFSGVGSRPMQSTSVAAAEIP from the coding sequence ATGAGGCGCGAGCGCGGCATGGTCACGGCCGAGCTGATGACGGTCATGCCCTTCGCGATCGCTCTGGCGTTCGCCCTGCTGTGGGTCGTGTCGCTCGGGCTCACCCAGGTCCGCCTCGCCGATGCGTCGCGGGAGTCCGCCCGCATGGTGGCCCGCGGGGAGTCGCAGCACGCGGCCGAGGCCATGGCCAAGCGACACGCTCCCGGACGCGCGACCGTCGACGTCACGACACGCGACGGGGTGGTGACGGTGACCGTGGCGACGAGGTCGCAGCTGCCGATCCCGTTCTTCTCGGGGGTCGGTTCGCGTCCGATGCAGTCCACCTCGGTGGCTGCTGCGGAGATCCCATGA
- a CDS encoding Rv3654c family TadE-like protein: MRDRGAMAVHAVTLSILLVVVALVVVQGAGLVRMRHRVAAAADLAALAASQASVEGRDGCRVARSIARRNGAELTRCRMDYDVATVTARATSPPWWGGRWATEQRARAAPESYVAR; this comes from the coding sequence ATGAGGGACCGCGGCGCGATGGCCGTCCACGCCGTGACGCTCTCGATCCTGCTGGTCGTGGTGGCGCTGGTCGTCGTCCAGGGAGCAGGCCTGGTGCGGATGCGGCACCGGGTCGCGGCGGCGGCCGACCTGGCGGCCCTGGCCGCGTCCCAGGCCAGCGTCGAGGGCCGGGACGGTTGCCGCGTCGCACGGTCCATTGCCCGCCGCAACGGGGCGGAGCTGACCCGGTGCCGCATGGACTACGACGTCGCGACGGTCACCGCCCGGGCCACGAGCCCGCCCTGGTGGGGCGGCCGCTGGGCCACCGAGCAACGGGCCCGCGCGGCGCCGGAGTCCTATGTGGCGCGGTGA
- a CDS encoding class I SAM-dependent methyltransferase, with amino-acid sequence MDERSRRIIELTDLDHGPGLEIAPLHNPIMRKSDWDVSYVDILPTEELVAHYAGDPNIPGDDIAPVDFPLTGPDGTIRPLSEAAKANAPYSWVLASHVIEHVPDLITWLDDIATLLRDDGALVLAVPDTRYSFDAYRPQTTVGQMLQAHHQQDLIPSVRAVYDYLRSASTITAAEAWADKRPGLAGSRQHGLPLVMAGVEQAKAGRYVDSHVWTFRPLTLIQQINELGELGLCEFIVEKVQNTRPNELEFYAVLRRLPRDRSPERDKELRAKGKKHTNDSPDRFRTLQTPAKGFTVSDRERRLIERKRAAVRAARRVLRRG; translated from the coding sequence ATGGACGAGCGTTCGCGAAGGATCATCGAGCTGACCGACCTCGATCACGGGCCGGGGCTGGAGATCGCTCCCCTCCACAACCCGATCATGCGCAAGTCGGACTGGGACGTCAGCTATGTCGACATCCTCCCCACCGAGGAGCTCGTGGCCCACTACGCCGGCGACCCGAACATCCCCGGGGATGACATCGCGCCGGTCGACTTCCCACTGACCGGCCCCGACGGCACCATCCGTCCGCTGTCGGAAGCCGCGAAGGCCAACGCGCCGTACTCGTGGGTCCTGGCGTCCCACGTCATCGAGCACGTCCCGGACCTGATCACCTGGCTCGACGACATCGCGACGCTGCTGCGCGACGACGGCGCGCTGGTGCTCGCCGTGCCGGACACTCGCTACTCCTTCGACGCCTACCGGCCCCAGACGACCGTCGGGCAGATGCTGCAGGCCCACCACCAGCAGGATCTGATCCCCAGCGTCCGCGCCGTGTACGACTACCTGCGCTCCGCCTCGACCATCACGGCCGCCGAGGCGTGGGCCGACAAGAGACCCGGCCTCGCCGGGTCCAGACAACATGGCCTGCCCCTCGTCATGGCCGGGGTCGAGCAGGCCAAGGCCGGCCGGTACGTCGACTCACATGTCTGGACGTTCCGCCCGCTCACCCTGATCCAGCAGATCAACGAGCTGGGCGAGCTGGGCCTGTGCGAGTTCATCGTCGAAAAGGTCCAGAACACGCGTCCCAACGAGCTGGAGTTCTACGCCGTCCTGCGTCGGCTGCCGCGCGATCGCAGCCCCGAACGGGACAAAGAGCTGCGCGCGAAGGGCAAGAAGCACACCAACGACTCCCCCGACCGGTTCCGCACTCTGCAGACCCCCGCGAAGGGCTTCACGGTCAGCGATCGCGAGCGCCGGCTCATCGAGCGCAAACGGGCCGCGGTTCGGGCCGCCCGGCGCGTCCTGCGGCGCGGCTGA
- a CDS encoding DEAD/DEAH box helicase, with protein sequence MDPADLVLRYGDRVTHVEQVPAREAVVEPWPDWIDPDVRAMYAAEGIETLWGHQAEALHHVHAGRHTVISTGTASGKSLVFQAPALTGLAAGRTGSALRGNRRPTVLYLAPTKALAADQLRRLAGASAFARPATVDGDNSREERAWARDHANYLLTNPDTLHHSILPAHARWARVLGGLTHVVIDECHHYRGVFGAHVAHVLRRLRRICAHYGADPTFVLSSATVAEPEVFAGRLTGLDVVPVTDDASPHAARTIALWEPPILPGLDPESATVVRRSATSEAGELLTDLVIGKVRTIAFVRSRRGAETVAATAQRRLAEVDPELVGRVATYRGGYLPEERRDLEHRLRSGDLLGLASTNALELGIDVAGLDAVITVGFPGTRAALQQQFGRAGRAGRDSIGILVARDEPIDTYLVHHPEALLGTAVEASVFDPDNPYVLGPHLAAAAQELPLTEEDFSMFGPRAAEGVEALEAAGWLRKRQAGWFWTKRERASDLADIRSSGGAPVQIVDASTGRLIGTVDAGSADSTVHEGAVYVHQGDVHVVDEYDVEHGVAMVHRDNPEYSTSARSITEIAITETERTEQWGAAAMSFGSVEVVNQVVAYLMRSTTGGGILGEELLDLPARSLLTKAVWWTLSPEVVAATMGTEDVPGSAHAAEHAAIGLLPLLATCDRWDIGGVSTALHPDTGTLTVFVYDGYPGGAGFAERGYELAATWLRVTRDAIAACACPDGCPSCVYSPKCGNGNEPLDKAGAIRLLDAFLADAPSTPPPAR encoded by the coding sequence GTGGACCCCGCCGATCTCGTGCTGCGCTACGGCGACCGGGTGACCCACGTCGAGCAGGTTCCCGCCCGCGAGGCCGTCGTCGAGCCGTGGCCGGACTGGATCGACCCGGACGTCCGGGCCATGTACGCAGCTGAGGGCATCGAGACCCTGTGGGGCCACCAGGCCGAGGCGCTGCACCACGTGCACGCCGGTCGGCACACCGTCATCTCGACCGGTACGGCCTCGGGCAAGTCACTGGTGTTCCAGGCCCCTGCCCTGACCGGCTTGGCCGCCGGACGCACCGGCAGCGCGCTGCGCGGCAATCGCCGCCCGACCGTGCTGTACCTCGCGCCGACCAAGGCCCTCGCCGCCGACCAGCTGCGCCGCCTCGCAGGGGCCTCGGCCTTCGCGCGTCCGGCGACCGTCGACGGGGACAACTCGCGGGAGGAACGCGCCTGGGCCCGCGACCACGCGAACTACCTGCTCACCAATCCCGACACGCTGCACCACTCGATCCTCCCGGCACACGCCCGCTGGGCCCGGGTGCTGGGTGGGCTCACCCATGTCGTGATCGACGAGTGCCACCACTACCGCGGCGTGTTCGGCGCCCACGTCGCGCACGTCCTGCGGCGGCTGCGTCGCATCTGCGCGCACTACGGGGCCGACCCGACGTTCGTGCTGTCGTCGGCGACCGTCGCCGAGCCGGAGGTGTTCGCGGGACGGCTGACCGGGCTGGACGTGGTGCCCGTGACCGACGACGCCTCCCCGCACGCCGCCCGCACGATCGCACTGTGGGAGCCGCCGATCCTTCCGGGGCTCGATCCGGAGTCGGCCACCGTGGTGCGACGCTCGGCCACCTCGGAGGCCGGCGAGCTGCTGACCGACCTGGTGATCGGCAAGGTCCGGACGATCGCCTTCGTCCGGTCGCGTCGTGGCGCCGAGACCGTCGCGGCGACGGCACAGCGGCGACTGGCCGAGGTCGACCCGGAGCTGGTGGGGCGTGTCGCCACCTACCGCGGCGGCTACCTGCCCGAGGAGCGCCGCGACCTGGAGCACCGGCTGCGGAGCGGAGACCTGCTGGGGCTGGCCAGCACCAACGCCCTCGAGCTGGGCATCGACGTCGCCGGCCTCGACGCCGTCATCACGGTCGGCTTTCCCGGCACCCGGGCCGCCCTGCAGCAGCAGTTCGGCCGGGCCGGACGGGCGGGACGCGACTCGATCGGGATCCTGGTCGCGCGCGACGAGCCGATCGACACCTATCTGGTGCACCATCCCGAGGCCCTGCTCGGCACGGCGGTCGAGGCATCCGTGTTCGACCCGGACAATCCCTACGTCCTCGGCCCCCACCTGGCGGCTGCGGCCCAGGAGCTGCCCCTCACCGAGGAGGACTTCTCGATGTTCGGCCCCCGAGCGGCCGAGGGGGTCGAGGCGCTGGAGGCGGCCGGCTGGTTGCGCAAGCGGCAGGCCGGATGGTTCTGGACCAAGCGTGAGCGCGCCAGCGACCTGGCCGACATCCGCTCCAGCGGTGGCGCCCCCGTCCAGATCGTCGATGCCTCGACCGGGCGGCTCATCGGGACGGTCGACGCCGGATCGGCGGACTCGACGGTGCACGAGGGAGCCGTCTACGTGCACCAGGGCGATGTGCACGTCGTGGACGAGTACGACGTCGAGCACGGGGTCGCGATGGTGCACCGGGACAACCCCGAGTACTCCACGTCGGCGCGGTCCATCACCGAGATCGCGATCACCGAGACGGAGCGCACCGAGCAGTGGGGCGCCGCCGCGATGTCGTTCGGCTCCGTCGAGGTCGTCAACCAGGTCGTGGCATACCTCATGCGCAGCACGACCGGCGGCGGGATCCTCGGCGAGGAGCTGCTCGACCTGCCGGCACGGTCGCTGCTGACCAAGGCCGTCTGGTGGACGCTGTCGCCCGAGGTCGTCGCGGCGACGATGGGCACCGAGGACGTCCCCGGTTCGGCCCACGCCGCCGAGCACGCGGCCATCGGCCTGCTGCCGCTGCTGGCCACGTGCGACCGCTGGGACATCGGCGGCGTGTCGACCGCCCTGCACCCCGACACCGGGACGCTGACCGTCTTCGTCTACGACGGATATCCCGGCGGAGCCGGCTTCGCCGAGCGGGGCTACGAGCTCGCCGCCACGTGGCTGCGGGTCACGCGCGATGCGATCGCGGCGTGCGCATGCCCCGACGGCTGCCCGTCGTGCGTGTACTCGCCCAAGTGCGGCAACGGCAACGAGCCGCTCGACAAGGCCGGCGCAATCCGCCTGCTGGACGCCTTCCTGGCCGACGCTCCGTCGACGCCGCCACCGGCGCGCTAG
- a CDS encoding anti-sigma factor antagonist, with the protein MELALTARTDGDFEIIEVGGEIDVYTAPRLREAIVAAVDAGHIRLIVDVRKVDFLDSTGLGVLVGALKRVRADGGSLDIVCTQERILKIFQITGLDKVFGLHASVEEARTAQP; encoded by the coding sequence ATGGAGCTGGCACTGACGGCCCGCACGGATGGTGACTTCGAGATCATCGAGGTCGGCGGCGAGATCGACGTCTACACGGCGCCCCGCCTCCGCGAAGCCATCGTGGCCGCCGTCGATGCGGGCCACATCCGGCTGATCGTCGACGTCCGCAAGGTCGACTTCCTGGACTCCACCGGTCTGGGCGTCCTCGTGGGCGCCCTCAAGCGGGTGCGGGCCGACGGCGGATCGCTGGACATCGTCTGCACGCAGGAGCGCATTCTCAAGATCTTCCAGATCACGGGCCTGGACAAGGTGTTCGGTCTTCACGCATCGGTCGAAGAGGCTCGTACGGCACAGCCGTAA
- a CDS encoding sodium-translocating pyrophosphatase: protein MANATLVAAAGDIDLSNDNTIIVAVVAGIGLLALIMAAVFRAEVLKASEGTERMQEIAFAVQEGASAYLGRMFKTLAVFAILAFALLFLLPGDADIRIGRSVFFLLGAGFSAAIGYLGMWLATRANLRVAAAAQEAGREDAMRIAFRTGGHVGMLTVGLGLLGAAAVVLIYQGDAPSVLEGFGFGAALLAMFMRVGGGIFTKAADVGADLVGKVEQNIPEDDPRNAATIADNVGDNVGDCAGMAADLFESYAVTLVAALILGSVAFGEQGLVFPLIVPAIGAVTALLGVYLTRPRAGEGGLTTINRSFYISALISAIVSSVAAWFYLPSSFDQLDFAAAGEENELVTQFFSTTDTAALDGDPRVIAIVAVLIGIVLAAVILALTGYFTGTETRPVKDVGKTSLTGAATVILSGLSVGFESAVYTALVISAAVFGAFLLGSGSIVVSLFAVALAGCGLLTTVGVIVAMDTFGPVSDNAQGIAEMSGDVDESGAQILTELDAVGNTTKAITKGIAIATAVLAATALFGSFSDAIKEEFSKVLRSFDIQSQAGIAEFQDFARDITSGEVDSLRGVLNVGDPSLLVGLIIGSAVVFLFTGLAINAVGRAAGAVVYEVRRQFRDIPGIMEGTGRPEYGKVVDICTRDSLRELATPGILAIFAPIAVGFGLGVGPLGAYLAGAIGTGLLMAVFLANSGGAWDNAKKLVEDGNHGGKGSLAHEATIIGDTVGDPFKDTAGPAINPLLKVMNLVSLLIVPLIIRYSYGEDASDVIRYTIAGVAVVIIAAAVYASKRRPITFETGSIDNDGTGGTGGNGTGVHNMSPDPDKSVPAT from the coding sequence ATGGCGAACGCGACTCTCGTTGCGGCTGCCGGAGACATCGACCTGTCCAACGACAACACGATCATCGTGGCTGTCGTGGCGGGCATCGGTCTCCTGGCACTGATCATGGCCGCGGTCTTCCGCGCCGAGGTACTCAAGGCGTCCGAGGGCACCGAGAGGATGCAGGAGATCGCGTTCGCGGTCCAGGAGGGGGCCTCTGCCTACCTCGGGCGCATGTTCAAGACCTTGGCGGTGTTCGCGATCCTGGCGTTCGCCCTGCTGTTCCTGCTGCCGGGTGACGCCGACATCCGCATCGGCCGGTCGGTGTTCTTCCTGCTGGGTGCCGGCTTCTCGGCCGCGATCGGATATCTGGGCATGTGGCTGGCGACCCGGGCGAACCTGCGTGTGGCCGCGGCCGCCCAGGAGGCCGGACGCGAGGACGCGATGCGCATCGCCTTCCGCACCGGCGGGCACGTCGGCATGCTGACGGTGGGTCTGGGCCTGCTCGGCGCCGCCGCGGTCGTCCTGATCTACCAGGGTGACGCCCCGTCGGTCCTCGAGGGCTTCGGCTTCGGCGCCGCGTTGCTGGCGATGTTCATGCGCGTCGGCGGCGGCATCTTCACCAAGGCCGCCGATGTGGGCGCCGACCTGGTGGGCAAGGTCGAGCAGAACATCCCCGAGGACGATCCGCGCAACGCCGCGACGATCGCCGACAACGTGGGCGACAACGTGGGCGACTGCGCCGGCATGGCGGCCGACCTGTTCGAGTCCTACGCCGTGACCCTGGTCGCCGCCCTGATCCTGGGATCGGTCGCGTTCGGCGAGCAGGGCCTGGTGTTCCCGCTCATCGTCCCGGCCATCGGCGCCGTGACCGCGCTCCTCGGCGTCTACCTGACCCGCCCCCGTGCGGGGGAGGGCGGACTGACCACGATCAACCGCTCCTTCTACATCTCGGCGCTCATCTCGGCGATCGTCTCCTCGGTCGCGGCCTGGTTCTACCTGCCGTCGTCGTTCGACCAGCTCGACTTCGCCGCGGCCGGTGAGGAGAACGAGCTGGTCACGCAATTCTTCTCCACCACCGACACCGCCGCGCTGGACGGCGATCCCCGGGTCATCGCGATCGTCGCGGTCCTGATCGGCATCGTCCTGGCTGCGGTCATCCTGGCCCTGACCGGCTACTTCACCGGCACCGAGACCCGTCCGGTCAAGGATGTGGGCAAGACCTCGCTGACCGGCGCGGCCACCGTCATCCTGTCCGGGCTGTCGGTCGGCTTCGAGTCGGCCGTCTACACCGCCCTGGTCATCTCGGCGGCCGTGTTCGGCGCCTTCCTGCTGGGCAGCGGATCGATCGTGGTCTCGCTGTTCGCGGTGGCCCTGGCGGGCTGCGGGCTGCTCACGACCGTTGGTGTGATCGTCGCGATGGACACCTTCGGACCGGTCAGCGACAACGCACAGGGCATCGCGGAGATGTCCGGCGACGTCGACGAGTCGGGCGCGCAGATCCTCACCGAGCTGGACGCCGTCGGCAACACCACCAAGGCCATCACCAAGGGCATCGCGATCGCGACGGCCGTGCTGGCCGCGACGGCGTTGTTCGGCTCGTTCTCGGATGCCATCAAGGAGGAGTTCTCCAAGGTCCTGCGGTCGTTCGACATCCAGTCCCAGGCCGGCATCGCGGAGTTCCAGGACTTCGCCAGGGACATCACGTCCGGCGAGGTCGACTCGCTGCGCGGCGTGCTGAACGTCGGCGATCCCAGCCTGCTGGTCGGGCTGATCATCGGCTCCGCGGTCGTGTTCTTGTTCACCGGCCTGGCCATCAACGCGGTCGGCCGGGCCGCCGGTGCGGTCGTCTACGAAGTTCGCCGCCAGTTCCGCGACATCCCCGGGATCATGGAGGGAACCGGGCGTCCCGAGTACGGCAAGGTCGTCGACATCTGCACGCGTGACTCGCTGCGTGAGCTGGCCACCCCCGGCATCCTGGCCATCTTCGCCCCGATCGCGGTCGGTTTCGGCCTCGGCGTCGGCCCCCTGGGCGCCTATCTCGCCGGTGCGATCGGCACGGGTCTGTTGATGGCGGTGTTCCTGGCCAACTCCGGTGGCGCGTGGGACAACGCCAAGAAGCTGGTCGAGGACGGCAACCACGGCGGCAAGGGATCGCTCGCCCACGAGGCGACCATCATCGGCGACACGGTCGGCGATCCGTTCAAGGACACCGCCGGCCCGGCGATCAACCCGCTGCTCAAGGTCATGAACCTGGTGTCGCTGCTGATCGTCCCGCTGATCATCCGGTACTCGTACGGCGAGGACGCCAGCGACGTCATCCGCTACACGATTGCCGGCGTCGCCGTCGTCATCATCGCGGCCGCGGTCTACGCGTCCAAGCGCCGCCCGATCACGTTCGAGACCGGGAGCATCGACAACGACGGCACCGGCGGCACCGGCGGCAACGGAACGGGCGTCCACAACATGAGCCCCGACCCCGACAAGTCGGTCCCCGCCACCTGA